In the genome of Rhizobium sp. NXC24, one region contains:
- the repA gene encoding plasmid partitioning protein RepA, with protein MNANSMASLKMPMHFEDQILEQGDLISKKLHLLSVQRFPPNAKKTLRSFSLAEVATYVGVSQSTLKKLHLEGKGPSPQTSSSGRRSYTAEQMLELRQYLDTHGRSDNRMYVPHRRGGEKLQVLAVVNFKGGSGKTTTAAHLAQYLALTGHRVLAVDLDPQASLSSLHGFQPELDQIASIYDAIRYDGARKPISEIIQTTNFPGLDIVPANLDLQEYEYDTPLAMSDKSSNEGKTFFTRISRALAEVDDRYDVVVVDCPPQLGYLTLTALTAATSVLITIHPQMLDVMSMGQFLLMLGGILKPIRAAGAEVNLSWYRYLITRYEPTDVPQAQMVGFMSTMFHEFILKNQMVKSTAVSDAGITKQTLYEVDRASMNRGTYDRAMESLDAVNAEIAGLVHESWGRRFVG; from the coding sequence ATGAACGCTAATTCGATGGCTTCGCTTAAGATGCCGATGCACTTTGAAGATCAAATCCTTGAACAGGGTGATTTGATTTCGAAAAAGCTGCACCTACTTAGCGTACAACGATTCCCGCCGAACGCGAAAAAGACATTGCGAAGCTTCTCGCTGGCAGAGGTCGCGACCTATGTCGGCGTATCGCAAAGCACACTGAAAAAGCTGCATCTGGAGGGAAAGGGCCCCTCCCCTCAAACCTCGTCCTCGGGCCGTCGCTCCTATACCGCCGAACAAATGTTGGAACTTCGCCAATATCTGGATACGCACGGTCGATCCGACAACCGCATGTATGTTCCCCATCGGCGCGGCGGTGAAAAGCTGCAGGTGCTTGCTGTAGTCAACTTCAAGGGAGGCTCGGGGAAAACCACGACCGCTGCCCATTTGGCGCAGTACCTGGCATTGACCGGGCATCGCGTCCTCGCGGTAGACCTCGACCCTCAAGCATCCCTTTCGTCTCTGCACGGTTTCCAACCGGAGCTCGATCAGATTGCGTCGATCTATGACGCAATTCGCTACGATGGCGCGAGAAAGCCAATCTCGGAAATCATCCAGACCACTAATTTTCCTGGATTGGACATCGTCCCTGCAAACCTGGATTTACAGGAGTATGAATACGACACGCCGCTCGCGATGTCTGATAAGTCTTCCAATGAAGGCAAAACGTTTTTCACCCGTATATCACGGGCTTTGGCTGAGGTCGACGATCGTTATGATGTCGTCGTCGTCGACTGTCCACCGCAGCTCGGATATTTGACGCTGACCGCACTGACCGCAGCCACAAGTGTTCTGATAACAATCCATCCGCAGATGCTCGATGTGATGTCGATGGGTCAGTTCCTGCTGATGCTTGGTGGAATTCTAAAGCCGATCCGTGCGGCTGGTGCGGAAGTGAACCTCTCCTGGTACAGATACCTGATTACGCGCTACGAGCCGACCGATGTTCCCCAAGCCCAGATGGTCGGCTTTATGTCCACGATGTTCCACGAGTTCATACTAAAGAACCAGATGGTGAAGTCGACGGCGGTTTCGGATGCCGGGATTACCAAGCAAACTCTGTACGAAGTTGATCGGGCATCCATGAACAGAGGCACGTATGACCGTGCGATGGAATCGTTGGATGCAGTGAATGCTGAGATTGCCGGCCTCGTTCACGAATCATGGGGGCGCCGATTTGTCGGCTGA
- the traI gene encoding acyl-homoserine-lactone synthase TraI, with amino-acid sequence MKVVAISTRQGLPAQHLLEAHHRLRAQVFSNRLGWEVGVIDGREADAFDALQPTYILAVSDGARVAGCARLLPAMGPTMVTHVFSSLLTHGHLNAHPCMIESSRFCVDTTLVDLRGGGLVHEATLTMFAGIIEWCIANEYTELVTVTDLRFERILARVGWHLSRLGEPKNVGNTIAVAGTLPVNAETFLRLRPSNYRSEFFSPDGQRKRRGP; translated from the coding sequence ATGAAGGTTGTTGCGATATCGACAAGACAGGGGCTTCCCGCACAACACCTTCTCGAAGCACATCATCGACTTCGAGCTCAGGTGTTTTCAAATCGGTTGGGTTGGGAGGTCGGTGTTATTGACGGCCGGGAAGCGGACGCCTTCGACGCTCTCCAGCCTACTTACATACTCGCCGTATCGGACGGCGCTCGTGTGGCAGGATGCGCTAGGCTCTTGCCGGCCATGGGTCCGACGATGGTGACGCATGTCTTTTCGTCACTGCTAACGCACGGACACCTAAACGCCCATCCATGTATGATCGAAAGCTCCCGCTTTTGCGTGGACACCACCTTGGTCGATCTTCGCGGAGGGGGTCTCGTCCACGAGGCCACTTTGACCATGTTCGCGGGCATCATCGAATGGTGCATCGCAAATGAATACACGGAGCTCGTCACGGTGACCGATCTTCGATTCGAGCGGATCCTTGCGCGCGTTGGATGGCACCTGTCGCGATTGGGCGAACCCAAGAACGTTGGCAACACAATTGCCGTCGCGGGCACCTTGCCGGTGAACGCCGAGACATTCCTCAGGCTTCGTCCATCCAATTACCGTTCTGAATTCTTCTCCCCAGATGGGCAGCGGAAAAGGAGAGGTCCGTGA
- a CDS encoding TrbC/VirB2 family protein, producing MSRKPSLAKVTFYVLTTILASFDPALASSGGGGLPWEGPLQQIQESITGPVAGYIALAAVAIAGGMLIFGGELNDFARRLVYVVLVAGILLGATTIVGLFGATGASIGLTKDLIASDGLQSAGVTNG from the coding sequence ATGTCGCGTAAGCCTTCGCTCGCCAAGGTCACATTCTATGTCCTGACGACAATTCTCGCTTCGTTTGATCCGGCACTCGCCAGTTCGGGCGGTGGCGGACTGCCCTGGGAAGGACCACTGCAGCAAATTCAAGAGTCGATCACCGGGCCTGTCGCAGGATACATCGCACTTGCGGCTGTCGCCATAGCCGGCGGCATGCTCATATTTGGTGGGGAGCTGAACGACTTCGCGCGGCGACTTGTATACGTGGTTCTCGTCGCCGGCATTCTGCTCGGTGCCACGACCATCGTGGGCCTGTTCGGCGCGACTGGAGCTTCAATAGGCCTGACGAAGGACCTGATCGCCTCGGACGGCTTGCAAAGCGCAGGAGTGACAAATGGCTGA
- a CDS encoding conjugal transfer protein TrbD, with protein MAESASGLQRNRIHRALSRPNLLVGADRELVLITGLAAAILIFVVLTIYSALFGVAVWIVVVGLLRMMAKADPLMRQVYVRHISYKHYYKATSSPWRRY; from the coding sequence ATGGCTGAGTCCGCGTCCGGTCTGCAGCGGAACCGCATCCACCGCGCGCTGTCGCGCCCCAACCTTCTGGTGGGCGCGGACCGGGAACTGGTGCTGATCACCGGCCTGGCCGCAGCCATCCTCATCTTCGTCGTCCTCACCATCTATTCGGCGCTCTTCGGCGTTGCCGTCTGGATCGTCGTCGTCGGGCTCCTGAGGATGATGGCAAAGGCCGATCCGCTCATGCGACAGGTCTATGTCCGCCATATCTCGTACAAGCATTACTACAAGGCGACCTCCTCGCCGTGGCGCCGGTATTGA
- the trbB gene encoding P-type conjugative transfer ATPase TrbB, with amino-acid sequence MNQLRSHHRLVCKLQNALGHTLCAALGDVDVIEIMLNPDGKLFIERLTHGVTAAGEMSPVAAETVIGIVAHFLQSQVDTKQPIISGELPIGGHRFEGLLPPAVAKPAFTIRRRAPRLIPLEEYVRSGALTGYHALMIRKAISKRRNIIVSGGAGSGKTTLANALIDEIVRFTPEDRLVILEDTAEIHCSAENAVLLHTSDTVDMARLLKSTMRLRPDRIVVGEVRDGAALTLLKAWNTGHPGGIATIHSNTAMSALRRLEQLTAEASQQPMHEVIGDAVDLIISIERTPHGRRVRDVIHIERFAEGRYEIGSDQLDEEEEARHVA; translated from the coding sequence GTGAACCAGCTCCGCTCTCACCACCGGCTTGTCTGCAAACTTCAAAACGCGCTCGGCCATACGCTGTGCGCCGCACTGGGAGACGTGGATGTGATCGAAATAATGCTCAATCCGGACGGAAAGCTCTTTATTGAGCGCCTCACTCACGGCGTTACGGCGGCCGGCGAAATGTCGCCCGTCGCGGCGGAAACGGTGATCGGAATTGTGGCGCATTTCCTTCAATCCCAGGTAGACACGAAGCAACCCATCATCTCCGGCGAGCTCCCGATAGGTGGGCACCGCTTCGAGGGCCTTTTACCACCAGCGGTCGCCAAGCCAGCCTTTACGATCCGCCGCCGTGCCCCACGCCTAATTCCGCTCGAAGAATATGTGCGGTCAGGCGCGCTGACGGGATACCACGCCTTGATGATCCGAAAAGCAATTTCCAAAAGGCGAAACATCATTGTATCCGGAGGCGCCGGTTCTGGCAAAACGACGCTTGCGAACGCGTTGATCGATGAGATCGTCAGATTCACCCCCGAAGACCGTTTGGTGATCCTCGAAGACACCGCCGAAATTCATTGTTCGGCCGAGAACGCCGTTCTACTGCATACCAGCGATACCGTTGATATGGCGCGACTGCTGAAGAGCACGATGCGACTGCGCCCCGATAGGATTGTCGTCGGCGAAGTCCGCGACGGTGCCGCGTTGACCCTGCTGAAGGCGTGGAACACCGGTCATCCAGGAGGCATCGCGACAATTCACTCGAACACCGCCATGTCGGCGCTCCGCCGCCTTGAACAACTGACCGCAGAAGCAAGCCAGCAGCCGATGCACGAGGTTATCGGTGACGCAGTCGACCTCATCATCTCCATTGAACGGACACCGCACGGGCGGCGGGTTCGAGACGTCATCCACATCGAACGGTTCGCGGAGGGCCGATACGAGATCGGTTCAGACCAACTCGATGAAGAAGAGGAGGCCCGACATGTCGCGTAA